Within Xanthomonas oryzae pv. oryzae, the genomic segment GGTATAGGCCTTGTGCGGACCATCGTCGAAGGTCAGCACCACTGTTTTGGGTGGCAGGTCGCGGCCGAACACTTCGCTGTCGCTGTCGCGTGCCGAGAACGGATACGGCTCCACCACGCCATGGTCACGCAGGATCTTCTCGCGCGTGTACAGCGGGCGCAGATGCGCCACGTAGTCGTCCCACTTCTCGCGCTTGGGCACGATGGCGCGGCTGCGGTCGAAGCGACTGAAGATCTGCGTCAGCTCCTTGGTGTAGCTGCGCTCGATTTCGTCCAGCGCCTCCAGATCCTCGCCGATGCGCTGATGCAGTTTCACCGCTGGCAACGCAGAGTCGCGACCGATGCGCGCATGCAGATCGCGCAATACCTCGCCAACGGCGAGGCGGTCGGCATCGGAGAGATCCGGCGCCGATTCCACCTCGTCCAGCACCGCAGCAATCGTCGCGAACCGGTTCGCGTCCTTGGATGTCAGGACTGTTTCGAACGATGCAGCGATGCGTTCGCGCTGCTCGAGATTTTCATGGAACAGCTGCTGCCCCACGCTGCTGGACATGGCGCGATCGCGTGGGGTCTGCTTGTCCTCATCGGCCAGCAGCACGATGATGCGGCGGTGCCGGTCCAGCTGTTCGCGCAGTTGCGCGATCAATGCCTGCGCAGCGTCGGCGCTCTTGTCGGCCTGCGTTCCTGCGGTCGTTGCAGCAGAGGATTTCGCGGCGGAGGCCGCATCGCTCGCGCCCTGCTTCCCACAGCCGGCCAGCGCCAGCACTCCCACGCAACTTGCGCACAGCAGCAGGCGATGCAACGGCGATGTGGTCACGACGGCGTCCTTGGCGAAAGAGACAACAGATGCGGGCTGACATGCAGAAAGCCCGCCTTGCGGCGGGCCTTCTTCAACTTACTTGGCGTTGGCCCGGATGATCTTGCTCGGCTTCTCGCCGTGCTGGCGGATCATCCACCACTGGATAAGCAGATTCAAACCGCCGTTGACCACCCAGTACAGCACCAGACCGGACGGCACGAAGGCCATCATGGCGCCGAACACCAGCGGCATGAACTGCATCATCTTGGCCTGCATCGGATCGATGCCCGGGGTCGGGGTCAACTTCTGCGTCGCCCACATGATCGCGATGTTGAGCGCCGGGAGGATGAAGTGCGGGTCGCGCGCGGTCAGGTCCTGGATCCAGCCCAGCCACGGCGCCTGACGCAGTTCCACCGACTCCACCAGCACCCAGTACAGCGCGAAGAAGATCGGCATCTGGATCAGCAGCGGCAGGCAGCCGCCCATCGGGTTGATCTTTTCCTTCTTGAACAGCTCCATCGTGGCCTGCTGGTACTTGACGCGATCGTCGCCGTAGCGCTCCTTGAGTTGCGCCAGGCGCGGCTGGAACTTGCGCATCTTGGCACTGGACTTGTACTGCGCAGACGACAGCGGATACAGCACCAACCGCAGCAACACCACCAGGCCGACGATCGCCCAGCCCCAGTTGTGCAGGAAGCTGTGCAGATGGCTCAGCACCCAGAACAGGCCCTGGCCGATGATGGCCATGATCGAGAAGCGGCTGTAATCGATCACGCGGTCCAGCCCCTTCACGTCTTCCTTGGCGATCAGACTGACCAGCTTCGGACCCACCCACAGGCGCGCTTCGGTGGTCGCGGTCTGGCCCGGCGCCACGGTGAAAGCCGGGCCGCGCAACTCGGCCACGTCGCGTGGGCCGTCCTTGTTCAACACATACAGCGAGGCTTGGTCGTTCTGCGGAATCCACGCGGTGAAGAAGTGGTGCTGCAACAGCGCTATCCAGCCGCCGGTGATCTGGCGATTGAGGCCGCCGTCGTCCATGTAGTCCTTGAACGCACGACGCTCGTAGCCTGCCTGCGGGCTGTACCAGGTCGCCCCGTTGAAGCTGAAGGAATCCGGATTGGTCATGCCGCGGCTGAGGATGGTCGGCACCCGACTCAGCTTGCGGAACACATAACCGTTCCACGGCGCGGCGCTCTTGTTGATCACTTCATCCTTGATCGAGATCGCATAGCGACCACGTTCCAGGGTAAAGGTGCGACGGATCGACACGCCGTTGGGGCCATTCCACACGAACGGCACCACCAGCGTGTTCTGGCCCTTGGCGAGTTCAAACGTCGTGCCAGGCTGTTCTGCGCGAAAGCCGCCGACGCCCGGCACCGGCGAATGCTCACTGGCCCAGCCACTGGTGGCGTTGTACGGGTGCGCCGCGTCTTCCGTCAGCAGGCTGACCGGCGCGGTGCCGTCCTTGGTCTGCGGGAACTGCAGCAGCTCGGCGTCGAGCACGCTGCGGCCATCCAGCTTCAGGCGCAGCACGTCCGAGGTCAGGGTGACCACCGGTGCAGTGCCGGCAGCAGCCGGTGTCGCGGTGGTGGTGCTGGTTGCCGGAACCTTACCCGGCGCACCAGCCTGCGGAATCGCCTGAGCTGCGGGCACATTCGCCGCGCTTGGCGTTGCCGCATCCAGATCACGTGCCGCCGGCACCGATTGCGTCGCAGCCGCCCCGGGCGCATTGGCAGCCGCTTTTTCTTTGCCCCACTCCATCCACAGCAGCGCCGCGACCATCAGCCAGGCAAAAATCAGGAAAACACGGGTCTGGTTCATCGGGCAGCAACTCGCTCAGTCGGAACTACAGGTCCGGCTCTGTCGGGGAAAGGGAGGATGGGTGCATCGTCCTGGCGCGCGGCATTGTGCCGGGCGCAGCAGGTAGGGGCAATGCACCGGCACGGCGCAACAGACGCAGGAAGGCGTCGCGGATCTGCGGATTGGTCGCTTTTGCAGCTGCCGAGCGCGCCACGATGACGTAATCGCCACCGGCCAACTCAGGCAAGAGATGTCGCATGGCATCGCGCAACACACGTTTGATGCGGTTACGTCCGACCGCACGCGTATCGACCTTGCGCGACACCGCCATGCCCAGGCGCGGCGGGGTATCGCCAGTGCGCCAGTGCAGGCTCAATAGCGGATCCGAGGTGCGGCGTGCGTTGTCGAAAACGACCGTATATTGCGCACGC encodes:
- the yidC gene encoding membrane protein insertase YidC → MNQTRVFLIFAWLMVAALLWMEWGKEKAAANAPGAAATQSVPAARDLDAATPSAANVPAAQAIPQAGAPGKVPATSTTTATPAAAGTAPVVTLTSDVLRLKLDGRSVLDAELLQFPQTKDGTAPVSLLTEDAAHPYNATSGWASEHSPVPGVGGFRAEQPGTTFELAKGQNTLVVPFVWNGPNGVSIRRTFTLERGRYAISIKDEVINKSAAPWNGYVFRKLSRVPTILSRGMTNPDSFSFNGATWYSPQAGYERRAFKDYMDDGGLNRQITGGWIALLQHHFFTAWIPQNDQASLYVLNKDGPRDVAELRGPAFTVAPGQTATTEARLWVGPKLVSLIAKEDVKGLDRVIDYSRFSIMAIIGQGLFWVLSHLHSFLHNWGWAIVGLVVLLRLVLYPLSSAQYKSSAKMRKFQPRLAQLKERYGDDRVKYQQATMELFKKEKINPMGGCLPLLIQMPIFFALYWVLVESVELRQAPWLGWIQDLTARDPHFILPALNIAIMWATQKLTPTPGIDPMQAKMMQFMPLVFGAMMAFVPSGLVLYWVVNGGLNLLIQWWMIRQHGEKPSKIIRANAK
- the rnpA gene encoding ribonuclease P protein component, producing MNASNPCRRFPRSARVRTRAQYTVVFDNARRTSDPLLSLHWRTGDTPPRLGMAVSRKVDTRAVGRNRIKRVLRDAMRHLLPELAGGDYVIVARSAAAKATNPQIRDAFLRLLRRAGALPLPAAPGTMPRARTMHPSSLSPTEPDL